The following coding sequences are from one Formosa haliotis window:
- a CDS encoding DUF6443 domain-containing protein, whose product MNKIIYTIKLRKIILLFLALVCVVQYLEAQIQIPGSNELSVNGPTAVSVNSSYIYSVSPPEDILSANWFVSMGQKGFETPTSVAITWNTSGTQSISYSGDGSFGFYYGDLSVSVSSIVMIPTSPPMPTITYNCGNTVLTRAVPPTGQTYYWQSGPTGTSTSSSTVSITRSSGNVFYLRARDNSSGQWSTATTVSYTINQPNTWYKDSDNDGLGDPNDTLSACSQPLGYVSNGDDQCPSENGVLSNGGCPTGNGLTTITQDFENGLGNWIQDSDEDFDWTVHSGGTSSSSTGPTGASGGSQYLYTESSSPNYPSKTATITSVSYTIGEQGTFSFNYHMYGSAMGTLKFLASTDGGVSWEELWSKQGNQGNQWYTAEIDLSSFSGANTKFRFTGITGSSYTSDMGIDNLVLSYKQSEIAQRNLSNENYVYTVIARSPTTDVSSLSLEEKMESVTYYDGLGREIQRIGIRAGGGQEDVITHLEYDKFGRQEKDYLPISRTSNLGAYNDINVTSDIKLYYYNRYIEEWGSISEANPYSEKELEASPLNRVIRQAAPGDSWRLGAGHEIEFDYSSNTSGEVKLYGVSLSSDFTPTLIGGTSSYPENSLYKTITKDENWTSGKNHTTEEFKDKQGRVVLKRTYATIGGTETPHDTYYVYDDYGNLTYVLPPKSESHTTTPSATVLSELCYQYKYDSRNRLVEKKIPGKGTALDWEEIVYNKLDQVVLTRDPNLKTQGKWLFTKYDVFGRVVYTGEYSSNSSRTALQQAANAISTKYETRQDEGRDLSGGTVYYSNSAFPNTNITNLYTVNYYDSYVDTAGMSVPSTVLGQTTATGLKTKGLATVSKVKVLTTSNWNTTIIGYDEKGRGIYNKSVNTYLGTTDVVRMELDFVGKVKQTVSDHSDGSPGPPIISTTDSFSYDHMGRLISQKQKINSEPEELIVLNTYDELGQLESKKVGGEVAPVIENSTGLQTVDFTYNIRGWLKQINNPTTLGNDLFGFKINYNRVSHSGTPLYNGNISGTEWRTSNTDNGLKWYKYSYDALNRITNAIDNTAKFNLQNVSYDKNGNILELIRKGAIEKDPGLSNSYDYGMMDDLTYTYQEESNKLIIVSDEGKSGYGFVDDNTMEFEDDTTIDYIYDNNGNMLKDINKGITNITYNHLNLPVTITFNEDDTFIYYTYDATGRKLRKEVVDGGSEPIHTLYLSNYIYQGIFNGEKLKFFNHPEGYSEPKNENDLSQGYNYVYNYTDLVGNVRLSYSDLDLNGAIDPNTEILEETNYYPFGLQHKGYNNTIIGTENNLKTFQGQELHEDLGLNVIEFKWRTHDPAIGRFWQIDPLAEDFVYNSPYAFSENSPIAFVELEGLEKVLAIYYHGGPTGGGQPTTVDKAGTTGDYYSNTQSFAQSSGREFSGTIIAPGLTSSSGVSTGMSFVNDNYEAGDQVMVYGYSYGVDVAVDLTESLNEAGIDVDLLVTVDGSDGPLQNTTVNTDIPENVDTNLNVYQTDDSGNSSSSRSTGATSSGTSSGSSGSSSSNSGSSDSPGSNGGPNSAVNPSKTNVINKNVTGKGVTHGNIQQKAQNTIQPLINTRINNYPRNQN is encoded by the coding sequence ATGAATAAAATAATATATACTATAAAATTAAGAAAAATAATTTTACTGTTTTTAGCATTGGTATGTGTGGTACAATATTTAGAAGCACAAATACAAATACCTGGTTCTAATGAGCTGAGTGTAAATGGCCCTACAGCCGTTTCTGTTAATTCTTCCTATATTTATAGTGTAAGTCCGCCAGAAGATATTCTCTCAGCAAATTGGTTTGTAAGTATGGGTCAGAAGGGATTTGAGACTCCAACATCTGTTGCAATAACATGGAATACATCAGGTACACAGAGTATAAGTTACAGTGGGGACGGCTCTTTTGGATTTTATTATGGAGACTTGTCGGTATCGGTTTCCAGTATAGTGATGATACCTACTTCGCCTCCAATGCCTACCATAACATATAATTGTGGAAATACGGTGTTAACTAGAGCTGTGCCTCCAACAGGACAGACTTATTATTGGCAAAGCGGTCCAACAGGCACAAGTACTTCTAGTTCTACAGTGTCCATAACAAGGAGTTCAGGTAATGTATTTTATCTAAGGGCAAGAGATAATAGTTCTGGGCAGTGGAGTACAGCTACCACAGTAAGCTATACCATAAATCAGCCTAACACTTGGTATAAGGATTCAGATAATGATGGTTTAGGTGATCCTAACGATACATTATCGGCATGTAGTCAACCCTTAGGGTATGTTTCTAATGGCGATGATCAATGCCCTAGTGAGAATGGGGTTCTTTCCAATGGAGGGTGTCCTACAGGGAATGGTCTAACAACGATAACTCAAGATTTTGAGAACGGATTAGGTAACTGGATTCAGGATTCTGATGAAGATTTTGATTGGACAGTTCATTCGGGAGGGACGAGTTCTTCAAGTACAGGTCCTACAGGCGCTAGTGGAGGTAGCCAATACCTTTACACAGAATCTTCATCACCAAATTATCCATCAAAAACAGCAACAATAACATCAGTAAGCTACACCATTGGAGAACAAGGAACCTTTAGTTTTAATTATCATATGTACGGTTCAGCCATGGGGACCCTCAAGTTTTTAGCAAGTACCGATGGCGGCGTGAGCTGGGAGGAGTTATGGAGTAAACAAGGAAATCAGGGAAATCAATGGTATACGGCGGAGATTGATCTCTCTAGTTTTTCAGGAGCTAATACTAAATTTAGATTTACGGGAATAACAGGAAGTTCTTATACCAGCGATATGGGGATAGATAACCTGGTACTTTCATATAAGCAGTCGGAAATCGCTCAGCGTAATTTGAGTAATGAAAACTACGTTTATACAGTAATAGCAAGATCACCTACAACAGACGTAAGTAGTTTGTCTTTGGAAGAAAAGATGGAATCTGTAACATATTATGATGGTTTAGGAAGGGAGATTCAGCGCATCGGTATAAGAGCAGGAGGAGGACAAGAGGATGTTATAACTCATTTAGAGTATGATAAGTTCGGTAGACAAGAAAAAGATTATTTACCCATTTCACGAACATCTAATTTAGGTGCGTATAATGATATAAATGTAACTTCAGATATAAAACTCTACTATTATAATAGATATATAGAAGAATGGGGTAGTATTTCAGAGGCAAACCCCTACTCTGAAAAGGAATTAGAAGCCTCACCTCTGAATCGTGTTATACGCCAAGCAGCTCCAGGGGATAGTTGGAGACTAGGAGCGGGTCATGAAATAGAATTTGACTATAGCTCGAATACTTCCGGAGAGGTCAAGTTATATGGTGTTAGTTTGTCTAGCGATTTTACTCCGACATTAATAGGAGGTACATCCAGTTATCCCGAAAATAGTTTGTATAAAACCATAACAAAGGACGAGAACTGGACTTCGGGGAAAAATCACACTACGGAGGAGTTTAAAGACAAACAGGGGCGAGTGGTATTGAAACGGACTTATGCTACAATTGGTGGCACAGAAACCCCACACGACACCTATTATGTCTATGATGATTATGGGAATCTAACTTATGTGTTACCTCCAAAGTCAGAATCTCATACAACAACACCTAGTGCTACAGTATTGTCCGAATTATGCTATCAGTATAAGTATGATAGTCGAAATCGTTTGGTCGAGAAGAAAATACCAGGAAAAGGAACCGCTTTAGACTGGGAGGAAATTGTTTACAACAAACTGGATCAGGTTGTATTAACCAGAGATCCAAATTTAAAAACACAAGGGAAATGGTTGTTTACTAAATATGATGTCTTTGGTCGTGTAGTGTATACCGGAGAGTATTCCAGTAATTCATCTAGAACAGCTTTACAGCAAGCGGCTAATGCTATTTCTACCAAGTATGAAACCAGACAAGACGAAGGAAGGGATCTGTCAGGGGGAACTGTTTATTACAGCAATTCAGCATTTCCAAATACTAATATTACCAATTTATATACTGTAAATTATTACGATAGTTATGTGGATACAGCAGGAATGAGTGTGCCAAGTACAGTCTTGGGACAAACCACAGCCACAGGATTAAAAACCAAAGGCCTAGCAACAGTAAGTAAAGTAAAGGTATTAACCACATCTAATTGGAATACTACAATAATTGGATACGATGAAAAAGGACGCGGGATATACAATAAGAGTGTTAATACGTATTTAGGAACGACAGATGTTGTTAGAATGGAATTAGATTTTGTTGGTAAGGTAAAGCAAACTGTATCAGATCATTCAGATGGTTCTCCTGGTCCTCCTATTATTTCGACCACAGATTCGTTTAGTTACGACCATATGGGGCGTTTAATAAGTCAGAAGCAAAAAATTAACAGTGAACCAGAGGAACTCATTGTTTTAAACACTTATGACGAATTAGGACAATTAGAAAGTAAAAAAGTAGGCGGGGAAGTAGCCCCAGTTATAGAAAACTCAACAGGTTTACAAACCGTAGATTTTACATACAATATAAGGGGCTGGTTAAAACAGATTAACAACCCCACAACTTTAGGCAATGATTTGTTTGGATTTAAGATTAACTATAATAGAGTTAGTCATTCAGGTACACCATTATACAATGGTAATATAAGTGGAACAGAATGGCGCACCTCCAATACAGATAATGGGTTAAAATGGTATAAGTACAGTTATGATGCTTTAAACCGCATTACAAATGCAATAGATAATACAGCTAAATTTAATCTTCAAAATGTTAGTTATGATAAGAATGGCAATATATTAGAGTTAATTAGAAAAGGAGCAATAGAGAAGGATCCTGGATTGTCTAATTCATATGATTATGGAATGATGGATGATTTAACTTATACCTATCAAGAAGAAAGTAATAAACTTATAATAGTTTCAGATGAAGGAAAGAGTGGCTATGGGTTTGTAGATGATAATACAATGGAATTTGAAGATGATACTACAATTGATTATATTTATGATAATAATGGAAATATGTTAAAAGATATCAATAAAGGAATAACCAATATTACGTATAATCATCTAAATTTACCAGTTACTATAACTTTCAACGAAGACGATACATTCATTTATTATACTTACGATGCTACAGGAAGAAAGCTTAGAAAAGAAGTTGTTGATGGAGGAAGTGAACCTATACATACTCTTTATTTAAGTAATTATATATACCAAGGGATATTCAATGGCGAAAAATTGAAGTTTTTTAATCACCCCGAAGGATATAGTGAGCCGAAAAATGAAAATGATTTAAGTCAAGGATATAATTATGTCTATAATTACACCGACTTGGTAGGCAATGTTCGCCTAAGTTACAGCGACCTTGATTTGAATGGCGCCATTGACCCAAATACCGAGATTTTAGAGGAAACCAACTATTACCCATTTGGATTACAGCACAAAGGTTACAACAATACAATTATAGGAACAGAAAATAACCTCAAAACATTCCAAGGACAAGAATTACACGAAGACCTTGGACTAAATGTGATTGAATTTAAATGGCGTACCCACGACCCAGCAATTGGACGTTTTTGGCAGATTGACCCATTAGCAGAGGATTTTGTTTATAACTCGCCATACGCATTTAGTGAAAACAGTCCGATTGCTTTTGTAGAATTAGAAGGATTAGAAAAGGTTTTAGCTATATACTACCACGGTGGACCAACTGGAGGCGGTCAACCAACTACAGTTGATAAGGCTGGTACAACAGGCGATTATTATTCTAATACTCAATCTTTTGCTCAAAGTTCAGGTAGAGAGTTTTCTGGAACAATAATAGCACCAGGCTTAACCTCTTCATCGGGAGTTAGTACGGGAATGAGTTTTGTAAATGATAATTATGAAGCTGGCGACCAAGTAATGGTTTACGGATATAGCTATGGGGTTGATGTTGCTGTTGATTTAACAGAAAGTTTAAATGAAGCTGGGATAGATGTAGACTTGCTCGTTACGGTAGATGGTTCTGATGGTCCACTACAGAATACAACTGTAAATACCGATATACCCGAAAATGTAGATACTAACTTAAATGTTTATCAAACTGACGACTCTGGAAATTCGAGCTCTTCGAGGTCAACAGGAGCAACTTCGTCAGGTACATCAAGTGGTAGTAGCGGAAGCAGTAGTAGCAATAGTGGCTCAAGCGATTCGCCAGGTTCCAACGGTGGACCAAATAGTGCGGTTAATCCATCCAAAACCAACGTTATCAATAAAAACGTAACTGGGAAAGGTGTTACTCACGGAAATATCCAACAGAAAGCACAGAACACAATACAGCCATTAATCAATACAAGGATAAACAACTATCCAAGAAATCAAAATTAA
- a CDS encoding type IV toxin-antitoxin system AbiEi family antitoxin domain-containing protein: protein MDFKTMIKEYSETPLSRHLILDLLRDYKRPNDKISELIKSKKLISVRRGLYIIGPENYLPSPEPFLIANHLRGPSYVSLESALSYWNMIPERTYEISSVTSKPSKLYKTPIGRFSYQNLKMPYYSFGIKNIEYSPKQSVLIASREKALCDKIILTPNINLRSIKQTQEFLMDDLRMDAEILSTLDIEIIQLWIQDAPKKSSLKMLIKMLKELR from the coding sequence ATGGATTTTAAAACAATGATAAAAGAGTATTCTGAGACTCCTTTATCTAGACATTTAATTCTAGATTTACTTCGTGATTACAAAAGACCTAATGATAAAATCAGCGAACTTATTAAAAGCAAAAAACTAATTTCAGTAAGAAGAGGATTATACATAATTGGACCTGAAAACTATTTACCATCACCAGAACCTTTTTTAATAGCAAATCATCTAAGAGGCCCTAGTTATGTATCTTTAGAATCTGCATTGTCGTATTGGAATATGATACCTGAGAGAACTTATGAAATTAGCTCTGTTACCAGTAAACCATCAAAATTATATAAAACTCCAATCGGCAGATTTAGTTACCAAAACTTAAAAATGCCATATTATTCCTTTGGAATAAAAAACATAGAATATTCACCTAAACAATCCGTTTTAATTGCTTCTCGTGAAAAAGCTCTATGCGATAAAATTATTCTAACACCAAATATTAATCTTAGAAGCATAAAACAAACACAAGAATTTTTAATGGATGATCTTAGAATGGATGCAGAGATTTTAAGCACATTAGATATAGAAATCATACAATTATGGATTCAGGATGCACCTAAAAAAAGTAGCCTAAAAATGCTTATTAAAATGTTAAAAGAATTACGATGA